The following proteins come from a genomic window of Lycium ferocissimum isolate CSIRO_LF1 chromosome 4, AGI_CSIRO_Lferr_CH_V1, whole genome shotgun sequence:
- the LOC132054786 gene encoding glucosidase 2 subunit beta gives METTLILLTILLLSFCFFHVSISSTELPIGIHPLDEKYYASNVIKCKDGTNSFTKDRLNDDFCDCVDGTDEPGTAACPAGKFYCKNVGSTPKFLFSSRVNDDICDCCDGSDEYDSNVDCPNTCVMGGHFSYKKRSYRLRRKHLDLIGGENANGVNMDDSVQRLQGLKILVLVQVVLIIIFLVSRKLYRRSRSKRRHSR, from the exons ATGGAAACAACTCTTATTCTTCTTACAATTCTTCTCCTCAGCTTTTGCTTCTTTCATGTCTCCATTTCATCTACTGAATTACCTATCGGAATACATCCTCTAG ATGAGAAGTACTATGCTTCAAATGTGATTAAATGCAAAGATGGGACTAATTCATTTACTAAAGATCGACTAAATGATGATTTTTGTGATTGTGTAGATGGAACTGATGAGCCTG GAACGGCTGCCTGTCCAGCTGGAAAATTTTATTGCAAAAATGTAGGCAGTACTCCTAAATTTCTGTTCTCTTCTCGCGTGAATGATGATATTTGTG ATTGTTGTGACGGAAGTGATGAGTATGATAGTAATGTCGATTGCCCCAATACTTGCGTAATGGGTGGGCATTTTTCCTATAAAAAACGAAGTTATCGCTTAAGAAGAAAACATCTCGATCTAATTGGTGGAGAAAATGCTAACGGGGTCAATATGGATGACTCGGTGCAGAGACTGCAAG GTCTGAAGATACTGGTACTTGTACAGGTGGTACTTATCATTATTTTTCTGGTTTCCCGAAAATTATATCGGCGATCCAGGTCTAAAAGAAGACATTCGCGTTGA
- the LOC132054118 gene encoding uncharacterized protein LOC132054118, which yields MHKSYLKDSFKYLGSIIQGDREIEDDVVHRTGAGWVSRRLAFGVLCDINVSSSLTGKFYRVVVRPTLLYGAECWLVKNTHVQKMSVAEMRMLRWMCGCTRMDMVRNEVVQGNVEVAHVADKMREARLRWLGHVKKSCVDALVRRCERLAITEVSRGRGRPKKNWGGGD from the coding sequence ATGCACAAGTCCTACCTGAAagatagtttcaagtatcttgggtccatAATCCAAGGAGACAGAGAGATTGAGGATGATGTTGTTCATCGTACTGGAGCGGGGTGGGTGTCACGGAGGCTCGCATTCGGGGTACTGTGCGATATAAATGTGTCATCAAGTCTTACGGGTAAATTTTacagagtggtggttagaccgactttgtTATATGGCGCAGAATGTTGGCTAGTCAAGAATACTCACGTCCAGAAGATGAGTGTAGCGGAGATGAGGATGCTCAGGTGGATGTGTGGGTGTACTAGGATGGATATGGTTAGGAATGAAGTTGTACAGGGCAACGTGGAAGTGGCTCATGTGGCggacaagatgagggaagcgAGATTGAGATGGTTGGGGCATGTGAAGAAGAGTTGTGTGGATGCGCTAgtaaggaggtgtgagaggttggctataaCAGAAGTTagtagaggtagaggtagaccGAAGAAGAACTGGGGGGGAGGTGATTAG
- the LOC132053342 gene encoding probable dolichyl-diphosphooligosaccharide--protein glycosyltransferase subunit 3B, with protein sequence MAIPYNTNSILFIIVLLLLVPINHSLNSDDLVSELTILSSQSSTGVIHLSNKRLRRILSVPDPRPFSLLIFFDSQKLHSDPEISLPKLKNEFLILSSSFHTNNPDNNNFFFFEIEFQESQASFALFGVKSLPHIRLVPPYATDFERDSIQMESSDFSGHAESMAEFMEAKSKHHVGPIHRPGFISKKQKMSIAALGLILSLFLVKKIVSRNTLLHNKNIWMAGSIFVYFFSVSGTMYNIINKIPIAMVDRDDPGKLVFFYEGSGMQLGAEGFTVGFLYTIFGLLLAFMTHVLVHMKNRNIQRLVMLLAMFVSFWAVKKVFYLYNWKTGFGPLY encoded by the coding sequence atggctATCCCCTACAACACAAATTCCATTTTGTTCATCATAGTTCTCTTACTCCTTGTACCTATCAATCATTCCTTAAACTCAGATGATTTAGTTTCTGAATTAACCATCCTTAGTTCTCAATCTTCCACTGGTGTCATTCACCTTTCAAACAAACGACTTAGACGAATTTTATCGGTGCCTGACCCTAGGCCATTCAGTctccttattttctttgattcacaGAAACTACATTCAGATCCAGAGATTTCACTCCCCAAACTCAAAAATGAGTTCTTGATTCTCTCCTCTTCCTTCCACACCAACAATCCTGATAAcaacaacttcttcttctttgaaaTCGAGTTTCAAGAATCACAAGCTTCATTTGCTCTATTTGGGGTCAAGTCTCTTCCCCATATACGTTTAGTACCCCCTTATGCCACAGATTTCGAAAGAGATTCGATTCAGATGGAGTCCTCTGATTTCTCCGGGCATGCTGAATCAATGGCTGAATTCATGGAGGCCAAAAGTAAACATCATGTTGGTCCGATTCATCGGCCAGGTTTTATTTCCAAGAAACAGAAGATGAGTATCGCAGCTCTCGGGCTAATCTTGAGTCTATTTCTAGTGAAAAAGATTGTTTCCAGAAACACCCTTTTGCATAATAAGAACATATGGATGGCGGGGTCGATTTTCGTGTACTTCTTCAGTGTTTCGGGGACAATGTACAACATAATCAATAAGATACCTATAGCTATGGTAGACAGAGATGATCCAGGAAAGTTGGTTTTCTTTTATGAAGGATCTGGGATGCAGTTGGGTGCCGAAGGGTTTACTGTCGGGTTCTTGTACACGATTTTCGGGTTGTTGTTGGCCTTTATGACTCATGTTCTTGTCCATATGAAGAACAGGAATATCCAGAGGTTGGTGATGCTTTTGGCTATGTTTGTTTCATTCTGGGCTGTAAAGAAGGTATTTTACCTGTATAACTGGAAGACTGGGTTTGGTCCTCTTTACTGA
- the LOC132053341 gene encoding transcription factor TCP4-like has product MKRATGGEIVQVEGGHILRSTGRKDRHSKVYTAKGPRDRRVRLSAHTAIQFYDVQDRLGYDRPSKAVDWLIKKAKNAIDKLAELPPWNPNEDVANNLPISDETHDVGSIGNIALEPHEPLSNSSSGLLFQRQVAENPSSSSSYMMPEPVAESQFVADTSKSFFPMNSGTSLTNFLSFPHDIVMSRDSIQADDQDLGLSLHTNLHDQNSNHSANNPALSFEATYDNNNNPIIGNWIIPHQPFFSQGGTYSQIREPLQSNFSQLIHHAWEQRLMASEVHQSSISNSHFNGDFQFHGEEMNGFVCIKPSCGSSSSHH; this is encoded by the exons ATGAAGAGAGCCACCGGAGGAGAAATAGTACAAGTTGAAGGAGGTCACATTCTCCGGTCCACCGGTCGAAAAGACCGGCATAGCAAAGTCTATACTGCAAAAGGTCCAAGAGATCGTAGGGTCCGGTTATCTGCTCACACTGCTATTCAATTCTATGACGTGCAG GATCGATTAGGCTATGACAGGCCAAGCAAAGCTGTGGATTGGCTAATCAAGAAGGCAAAAAATGCCATTGATAAGCTGGCTGAGTTGCCTCCATGGAACCCAAATGAAGATGTAGCAAATAACTTACCCATAAGTGATGAAACTCATGATGTGGGTTCAATTGGGAATATTGCCTTAGAACCTCATGAACCACTCTCAAATTCTTCTTCTGG ATTGTTGTTCCAAAGGCAAGTAGCAGAAAATCCGAGCAGTAGTTCTTCATACATGATGCCAGAGCCAGTAGCTGAGTCACAATTTGTTGCAGATACCTCGAAATCGTTCTTCCCAATGAATTCAGGGACATCATTAACTAATTTCCTAAGTTTTCCACATGATATTGTAATGTCAAGAGACTCAATCCAGGCTGATGATCAAGATCTTGGTTTATCACTTCACACCAATTTACATGACCAAAATTCCAACCATAGTGCAAATAATCCAGCACTTAGCTTTGAAGCAActtatgataataataataatccaataATTGGAAATTGGATAATACCCCATCAGCCATTTTTCTCCCAAGGGGGTACATATTCTCAAATTAGGGAACCCCTTCAGTCCAATTTCTCACAATTGATTCATCATGCTTGGGAACAAAGGCTAATGGCAAGTGAAGTACATCAATCATCAATTTCCAATAGCCATTTCAATGGAGATTTTCAATTTCatggtgaagaaatgaatggatTTGTGTGCATTAAGCCCTCTTGTGGATCTTCAAGTTCTCATCATTGA
- the LOC132053343 gene encoding RING-H2 finger protein ATL40-like, with product MGFVADEDDNPFDHHNNKYDINGKIMVTALISISIIIFLATILRMYIRSLIRCRQAQGRATLYTTRNSQIFDVTSVSRVEPPKNSLDPSVITSLPIFLYKRNDHHDIECSICLSTIEDGELVRILPNCKHNFHVECIDKWFNCHSTCPVCRTEAEPRLIPEPREGVVSCMPPSAPPMDGGNLSVDVSLEGTSSSVNGSSSRLSSFKRIILSRERSSQGLQVQSCSRGDRVDDIESGRSRI from the exons ATGGGCTTTGTTGCTGATGAAGATGATAATCCATTTGATCATCATAATAACAAATATGATATCAACGGCAAAATCATGGTCACTGCCTTAATTTCAATATCCATAATTATTTTCCTTGCTACTATTCTTCGTATGTACATTAGAAGTCTGATTAGATGTCGCCAGGCTCAAGGCCGGGCGACGCTCTATACTACTAgaaattctcaaattttcgaCGTGACAAGTGTGTCACGAGTTGAGCCACCCAAAAATAGTCTTGACCCGTCTGTCATAACTTCACTACCAATATTTCTTTATAAGAGAAATGACCATCATGACATTGAGTGTTCAATTTGTTTGAGTACTATTGAAGATGGTGAGTTGGTTAGGATTTTGCCTAATTGCAAGCACAATTTTCATGTAGAGTGTATTGACAAATGGTTCAATTGTCATTCAACATGCCCCGTATGCCGGACCGAGGCGGAACCTCGCCTAATTCCGGAGCCAAGAGAGGGCGTTGTTAGTTGTATGCCGCCTTCAGCGCCACCTATGGACGGTGGAAATTTGTCTGTAGATGTGAGTCTTGAAGGGACTTCATCATCAg tGAATGGATCAAGCTCGAGATTGAGCTCGTTTAAAAGGATTATTCTAAGCAGGGAGAGATCATCTCAAGGACTTCAAGTTCAATCTTGTTCTCGAGGAGATCGTGTAGATGATATTGAGAGTGGCAGATCAAGAATTTAG